The following coding sequences are from one Arthrobacter sp. PvP023 window:
- a CDS encoding MOSC domain-containing protein, translating into METASVLAVCRVHQLLSDEGSVGVTAIDKRAVDGPVKVHKLGLHGDVQANRIHHGGADQALYAYSQDDADYWAGELQRELPPGVFGENLRVAGIGTTTAVIGERWKIGLDVEVEVTSPRVPCATFQRRMDEARWVKRFTEAGRVGTYLRVIKTGTIQAGDHVHRLFVPNHGVTIGSWFSAPTIEYMDALRDADADGEIRLQPEYHEEFEKIQRRLGV; encoded by the coding sequence ATGGAAACCGCATCTGTGCTTGCCGTGTGCCGGGTACACCAGCTTCTGAGCGATGAAGGGAGCGTGGGCGTCACGGCCATCGACAAGCGTGCCGTCGATGGTCCGGTCAAGGTTCACAAACTCGGGCTCCACGGCGACGTCCAGGCGAACCGCATCCACCACGGCGGTGCGGACCAGGCGCTGTACGCCTACTCCCAGGACGACGCCGACTACTGGGCGGGGGAGCTGCAGCGGGAACTGCCGCCGGGAGTATTCGGCGAGAACCTGCGGGTCGCCGGAATAGGAACCACCACTGCGGTGATCGGCGAACGGTGGAAGATCGGCCTGGACGTCGAAGTCGAAGTGACGTCGCCCCGCGTTCCCTGTGCCACGTTCCAGCGCCGCATGGACGAGGCGCGGTGGGTCAAGCGGTTCACCGAGGCAGGCCGGGTGGGTACCTATCTTCGCGTCATCAAGACGGGGACCATCCAGGCCGGCGACCATGTCCACCGGCTGTTCGTTCCCAACCACGGTGTGACCATCGGCAGCTGGTTCAGCGCTCCCACCATCGAGTACATGGACGCGCTGCGGGACGCGGACGCGGACGGCGAGATCCGCCTGCAGCCGGAGTACCACGAGGAATTCGAGAAGATCCAGCGGCGTCTGGGCGTCTAG
- a CDS encoding DEAD/DEAH box helicase encodes MPENHNDAINETATAETTETAVETPETAAPVAGSAPVFTEAPAPAEAPAAEERPAAEAPAAEAPKTEAPKADPTSGEADTEAEGIRFADLGIDGRVLAALQDVGYEKPSPIQAATIPLLLEGRDVVGLAQTGTGKTAAFAVPALSRLAELHDLNGPSRKTQALVLAPTRELALQVAEAFTSYAKHIDDFTVLPVYGGSAYGPQLAGLRRGAQVVVGTPGRVIDHISKGSLDLSELQYLVLDEADEMLRMGFAEDVEQIFQQTPSDRQVALFSATMPSQIRRMSKQYLNNPAEISVKSKTTTGANTRQRYLQVMGPHKLDALTRILEVEEFDGVIAFVRTKMATEDLADKLKSRGFQAAAINGDIPQQQRERTVDALKEGRIDILVATDVAARGLDVERISHVVNYDIPHDTESYVHRIGRTGRAGRSGDAILFMTPREKYLLRSIEKATRQPVEQMHLPTAETVNTLRLGKFAERITETLASEDVAPFRDLISSYEEEHNVPASEIAAALAVMAQGGQPLLVKELPAAPEFQKRERSKDGFGSRGPTRTLTEGNATYRIAVGRRQRVMPGSIVGAIANEGGISSAQIGGIDIRSDHSLVELPADLSPEQLRALSRTRIGGELIHLELDNGRKPSGGAGERGGYQGNRGGDRGGYSGGGDRGGNFKGNGGFKKEFRKNDGERSSADRGGRSFSDRSERSVGADSGASRGQASDSRFGGHGDGARKPRHGNEGGHRDFNRKGKW; translated from the coding sequence ATGCCCGAAAATCACAACGACGCCATCAACGAAACGGCTACTGCCGAGACCACCGAGACGGCCGTAGAAACCCCCGAGACCGCCGCTCCCGTAGCCGGTTCCGCCCCCGTTTTCACCGAGGCCCCGGCACCCGCCGAGGCGCCCGCCGCTGAAGAACGTCCGGCCGCCGAGGCGCCCGCCGCTGAAGCCCCGAAGACCGAAGCCCCCAAGGCCGACCCCACCAGCGGCGAGGCTGACACCGAAGCTGAAGGCATTCGTTTCGCCGACCTCGGCATCGACGGCCGCGTCCTCGCCGCACTGCAGGACGTCGGCTACGAGAAGCCGTCCCCCATTCAGGCAGCAACCATTCCGCTGCTGCTCGAAGGCCGCGACGTCGTGGGCCTGGCCCAGACCGGTACCGGTAAGACTGCAGCATTCGCAGTACCGGCACTGTCCCGCCTGGCCGAGCTCCACGACCTCAACGGCCCGTCCCGCAAGACGCAGGCCCTGGTCCTCGCCCCGACCCGCGAGCTGGCGCTCCAGGTTGCCGAGGCCTTCACCTCCTACGCCAAGCACATTGACGACTTCACGGTCCTGCCGGTTTACGGCGGCTCCGCCTACGGCCCCCAGCTCGCCGGCCTGCGCCGCGGTGCCCAGGTTGTCGTCGGTACCCCCGGCCGCGTGATCGACCACATCTCCAAGGGTTCCCTGGACCTGTCCGAGCTCCAGTACCTGGTGCTGGATGAGGCCGACGAAATGCTGCGCATGGGCTTCGCCGAAGACGTGGAGCAGATCTTCCAGCAGACTCCTTCGGACCGCCAGGTTGCGCTGTTCTCGGCCACCATGCCGAGCCAGATCCGCCGGATGTCCAAGCAGTACCTGAACAACCCGGCCGAGATCTCGGTGAAATCCAAGACCACCACCGGTGCGAACACCCGCCAGCGCTACCTGCAGGTCATGGGCCCGCACAAGCTCGACGCGCTGACCCGCATCCTCGAGGTCGAAGAGTTCGACGGCGTCATCGCCTTCGTGCGCACCAAGATGGCCACCGAGGACCTCGCCGACAAGCTGAAGTCCCGCGGCTTCCAGGCTGCCGCCATCAACGGTGACATCCCGCAGCAGCAGCGCGAACGCACTGTGGACGCGCTGAAGGAAGGCCGCATCGACATCCTGGTGGCCACCGACGTCGCGGCCCGCGGCCTTGACGTGGAGCGCATCAGCCATGTGGTCAACTACGACATCCCCCACGACACCGAGTCCTACGTCCACCGCATCGGCCGCACCGGCCGTGCAGGCCGTTCCGGCGACGCGATCCTGTTCATGACGCCGCGGGAGAAGTACCTGCTCCGTTCCATCGAGAAGGCCACCCGCCAGCCGGTGGAGCAGATGCACCTGCCCACGGCCGAGACCGTGAACACGCTGCGCCTGGGCAAGTTTGCCGAGCGCATCACCGAGACCCTCGCGTCCGAAGATGTTGCACCGTTCCGCGACCTCATCTCCTCCTACGAGGAAGAGCACAACGTCCCGGCCTCGGAGATCGCGGCAGCACTGGCCGTCATGGCGCAGGGCGGCCAGCCGCTCCTGGTGAAGGAACTGCCTGCAGCTCCCGAGTTCCAGAAGCGCGAGCGCTCCAAGGACGGCTTTGGCTCACGCGGCCCGACCCGCACCCTGACCGAGGGTAACGCCACCTACCGGATCGCCGTCGGACGCCGCCAGCGCGTCATGCCGGGTTCCATCGTCGGCGCCATTGCCAACGAAGGCGGCATTTCCTCGGCCCAGATCGGCGGCATTGACATCCGATCGGACCACTCCCTCGTGGAGCTTCCGGCGGACCTCAGCCCCGAGCAGCTGCGTGCACTGTCCCGCACCCGGATTGGCGGCGAGCTGATCCACCTCGAGCTGGACAACGGCCGCAAGCCCTCCGGTGGCGCCGGTGAGCGTGGCGGTTACCAGGGCAACCGTGGCGGCGACCGTGGCGGGTACTCCGGCGGCGGAGACCGTGGCGGCAACTTCAAGGGCAACGGCGGGTTCAAGAAGGAATTCCGCAAGAACGACGGCGAGCGGTCCTCCGCTGACCGTGGCGGCCGCTCCTTCAGCGACCGTTCGGAGCGCAGCGTGGGCGCTGACAGCGGCGCCAGCCGCGGCCAGGCCAGCGACTCCCGCTTCGGCGGCCACGGCGACGGTGCACGCAAGCCGCGCCATGGCAACGAAGGCGGACACCGCGACTTCAACCGCAAGGGCAAGTGGTAA